In Plodia interpunctella isolate USDA-ARS_2022_Savannah chromosome 1, ilPloInte3.2, whole genome shotgun sequence, one DNA window encodes the following:
- the Phb1 gene encoding prohibitin 1: protein MAAQLFNRIGQVGLGVALVGGVVNSALYNVDGGNRAVIFDRFAGVKNLVVGEGTHFFIPWVQKPIIFDIRSRPRNVPTVTGSKDLQNVNITLRILFRPVPDQLPKIYTILGIDYDERVLPSITSEVLKAVVAQFDAGELITQREVVSQKVNELLTERAGQFGLILDDISITHLTFGKEFTQAVELKQVAQQDAEKARFLVEKAEQQKKAAVIAAEGDAQAAVLLAKSFGNAGEGLVELRRIEAAEDIAYQLSKSRNVTYLPQGQNVLLNLPTQN from the exons atggCTGCACAACTCTTCAATCGTATTGGTCAGGTCGGCCTTGGCGTAGCTTTAGTTGGTGGTGTAGTCAACTCTGCTTTATACAATG TTGACGGAGGCAACAGAGCTGTCATCTTTGACAGATTTGCTGGTGTGAAGAACTTAGTTGTTGGGGAAGGCACCCATTTTTTCATCCCTTGGGTGCAGAAACCAATCATCTTCGATATCAGATCTAGACCTAGAAATGTTCCAACAGTCACTGGCAGTAAAG ATCTTCAAAATGTGAACATCACCCTCCGTATCCTGTTCAGACCCGTGCCAGACCAGTTGCCAAAAATATACACGATCCTCGGAATTGACTATGATGAAAGGGTGTTGCCATCTATCACATCAGAAGTCTTAAAAGCAGTTGTCGCACAATTTGATGCTGGAGAACTTATCACACAAAGAGAG GTTGTATCACAAAAAGTCAATGAACTTTTAACTGAAAGAGCTGGTCAATTTGGTTTGATCCTCGACGACATTTCAATCACACACTTGACGTTCGGCAAGGAGTTCACGCAGGCCGTCGAGCTAAAGCAAGTGGCGCAGCAAGATGCGGAGAAGGCCAGGTTCCTCGTAGAGAAGGCTGAACAACAGAAGAAGGCGGCCGTCATCGCCGCCGAGGGAGACGCGCAGGCGGCAGTACTCCTCGCGAAGTCCTTCGGCAACGCTGGTGAAGGCCTCGTCGAACTCAGACGTATCGAAGCTGCAGAAGATATTGCATACCAACTATCCAAGTCCCGCAATGTCACATACTTACCGCAAGGACAGAATGTGCTCTTAAATCTCCCAACACAAAACTAA
- the LOC128671347 gene encoding inactive peptidyl-prolyl cis-trans isomerase FKBP6-like, which translates to MESKSTLALEDGLDLKTLVTTGSVLQINLDYDDTEYVAEAERAETKIVDIIGKPIKNFKEFEKTLVHVDPKGFVKKKIIEEGGGFPLHEGCTVSIAFSGYWENELEPFDMKSCRKPLVVDLKDNGLLPGLQTAIMSMLVGEMSVFLLSYQVMYGEMGIPPRIKPKALCVFYIKLVRSVITPQEGKIDFSEPNMFNKIHKEVMMLYTSGVTLHKSNNTSAAIQLFRKAVNMLHKCRLANESEEKIQECELIKLYLNLAVCYIKIKQPLKACTACNELNRLNSLWNNGKALFLNSKALRMIGQFDVAEKRLKRAIKLCENSKDLILKDLKNECDLLERTRKSCDQTKLIGKKIVGSNLEVISEEFKKEVDSLIKNFKENVNICKLTLPEGLNTTEMAYVKDTCIKNNLFFRKIKNQDDECGAATLADSKVENFALDKNKDDDSTENNDFSNCKE; encoded by the exons ATGGAATCAAAGTCTACTTTAGCGCTTGAGGATGGTCTGGATTTaaa GACATTAGTAACTACTGGTTCAGTCCTACAGATAAATCTAGATTATGATGACACAGAATATGTAGCTGAAGCTGAACGCGCAGAGACAAAAATTGTGGACATCATTGGCAAGcctataaaaaattttaaggaatttgaaaaaacattAGTTCATGTAGATCCAAAAGGGTTtgtcaaaaagaaaattattgaagAAGGTGGAGGTTTCCCGTTGCATGAAGGTTGCACTGTGTCCATCGCATTCTCTGGGTACTGGGAAAATGAGTTGGAGCCATTTGATATGAAAAGCTGCCGAAAACCATTG gtgGTTGATCTAAAAGATAATGGGCTATTACCAGGCCTCCAAACAGCAATCATGTCTATGTTAGTTGGAGAAATGTCTGTTTTTCTCCTATCATATCAGGTAATGTATGGGGAAATGGGGATACCGCCTAGAATCAAGCCTAAAGCTCTATGTGTGTTTTATATAAAGCTTGTGAGGAGTGTTATCACACCACAGGAAgg taaaattgatttttctgAACCTAATATGttcaacaaaatacataaGGAAGTAATGATGCTATATACTTCTGGTGTAACTTTACATAAAAGTAATAACACAAGTGCTGCTATACAGTTGTTTAGAAAGGCTGTAAATATGCTGCATAAGTGCCGTTTGGCTAATGAAAGTGAAGAGAAAATTCAAGAATGTGAGCTTATTAAGCTATATCTTAATTTAGCAGTGTGCTATATCAAAATCAAGCAACCACTTAAAGCATGTACTGCTTGTAATGAACTGAACAGACTAAATAGTCTTTGGAACAATGGCAAAGCCCTGTTTCTTAATAGTAAAGCTCTCAGAATGATTGGACAATTTGATGTTGCGGAGAAAAGGCTCAAAAGAGCTATCAAACTTTGTGAAAATtctaaagatttaattttaaaagacttGAAGAATGAGTGTGACCTGCTAGAAAGAACACGTAAATCTTGTGATCAAACCAAActtattggaaaaaaaattgttggtTCTAATTTAGAAGTAATAAGTGAGGAGTTCAAGAAAGAAGTggattcattaataaaaaactttaaagaaaatgttaatatatgtaaattaacaTTACCTGAAGGACTAAATACAACAGAAATGGCATATGTCAAAGATacttgcataaaaaataatttgttcttTAGGAAAATAAAGAATCAAGATGATGAATGTGGTGCTGCCACTTTAGCTGATAGTAAAGTTGAGAATTTTgcattagataaaaataaagacgaCGACTCTACGGAAAATAACGACTTTTCCAACTGCAAAGAATAA